The following are encoded together in the Dyella terrae genome:
- a CDS encoding phage integrase central domain-containing protein, translating to MRPANKNSRQDETYLRRDILPVIGSKELSVIHKPDLWLCIDAVRSRGHGQAARRVQSVLKRVFDYGFGTDCSQACRSLRQPVDGVCW from the coding sequence TTGAGGCCAGCTAATAAGAATTCGCGGCAGGATGAAACGTACCTCCGCCGAGACATCCTTCCAGTCATCGGGTCAAAAGAACTCTCAGTGATCCACAAGCCGGACCTGTGGCTATGCATAGATGCGGTGCGATCAAGGGGCCATGGTCAAGCTGCGCGGCGTGTACAGAGCGTTCTTAAGAGAGTGTTCGATTACGGCTTCGGTACTGACTGTAGTCAGGCATGTCGTTCCTTGCGGCAACCTGTGGACGGCGTGTGTTGGTGA
- the ubiB gene encoding ubiquinone biosynthesis regulatory protein kinase UbiB encodes MKVVPRVMRVASVLLAYRLDELVDAAHLFRPLKLVRPFVARPSIDVTNLSRGARLRLALTELGPIFVKAGQVLSTRRDLVPVDIADELAQLQDQVPPFPGAQARAIIEQELRAPVTSLYTSFDETPLASASIAQVHAATLQDGSAVVVKVLRPGIDKQIERDVKLLRSLGELAQRWHPNADKIRPLDVVAEVEKMLENELDLQREGASASLLRRNFESGEDLYVPAVHWDLTSARVLTLERVYGVSCDDIASIDAAGIDRKALAVKGVRLFYEQVFRDNFFHADAHPGNIWVDTSRPNDARFIALDFGIMGSLPEQDQYWLAQNFIALFERDYARIAQLHVDAGWMPSTVRIDELTAAVRTVCEPYFTRPLSQISLAELVVKLFQTARRYELTLQPQLILLQKTLLNIEGVGRMLDPEIDIWAVAHPVLRRILRERYSPRRTLRELRKHLPEWFHAAPQFPELVRNALQQIATGERRTISDPRDLEQQREEAQRTRRALAFGLLGSSLLVGSAVLWTLSPTHGAWHAAAVGVAGLIAFVAGWPRR; translated from the coding sequence TTGAAGGTCGTACCGCGCGTGATGCGCGTGGCTTCCGTGCTGTTGGCTTATCGCCTCGACGAACTGGTCGATGCCGCGCATCTGTTCCGTCCGTTGAAGCTGGTGCGTCCATTCGTGGCACGTCCAAGCATCGACGTCACAAACCTTTCCCGTGGCGCCAGGCTGCGTCTGGCACTCACCGAACTGGGCCCGATTTTCGTCAAGGCTGGCCAGGTCCTGTCCACGCGCCGCGATCTGGTGCCGGTGGACATTGCCGACGAACTCGCGCAACTGCAGGATCAGGTGCCGCCGTTTCCGGGTGCCCAGGCGCGCGCCATCATCGAACAGGAACTGAGGGCACCGGTCACCTCGCTGTACACGAGCTTCGATGAAACGCCGCTGGCCTCCGCATCCATCGCGCAGGTGCACGCCGCTACGCTGCAGGACGGCAGTGCGGTGGTGGTAAAGGTATTACGCCCCGGCATCGACAAGCAGATCGAGCGCGACGTAAAACTGCTGCGTTCGCTGGGTGAGCTAGCCCAGCGCTGGCACCCCAACGCTGACAAGATCCGCCCGCTCGACGTGGTCGCCGAAGTCGAGAAGATGCTGGAGAACGAGCTGGATCTGCAGCGCGAAGGCGCCAGCGCCAGCCTGCTCCGCCGCAACTTCGAGAGCGGCGAAGACCTCTACGTACCCGCCGTGCACTGGGATCTCACCAGCGCGCGGGTGCTTACGCTGGAACGTGTCTATGGCGTGAGTTGCGACGATATCGCCTCGATCGATGCTGCCGGCATCGATCGCAAGGCACTCGCAGTGAAGGGCGTGCGGCTGTTCTACGAACAGGTGTTCCGCGACAACTTCTTCCACGCGGACGCACACCCTGGCAACATCTGGGTAGATACATCGCGACCAAACGACGCGCGCTTCATCGCGCTGGATTTCGGCATCATGGGTTCGTTGCCGGAACAGGATCAATACTGGCTGGCACAGAACTTTATTGCCTTGTTTGAGCGTGACTACGCACGTATCGCACAGTTGCACGTGGACGCCGGCTGGATGCCATCGACCGTGCGCATTGACGAGCTGACCGCCGCCGTCCGCACGGTGTGTGAGCCCTACTTCACGCGTCCGCTGTCGCAGATCTCGCTCGCCGAGCTGGTGGTCAAGCTGTTCCAGACCGCGCGCCGTTACGAACTCACGCTGCAGCCGCAGCTGATCCTGTTGCAGAAGACGCTGCTCAATATCGAAGGCGTCGGCCGCATGCTCGACCCGGAGATCGACATCTGGGCTGTGGCGCACCCGGTGCTTCGACGCATCCTGCGCGAGCGCTACAGCCCCCGCCGTACGCTGCGTGAGCTACGCAAGCACCTGCCAGAGTGGTTCCATGCCGCACCGCAGTTTCCCGAGCTAGTACGCAACGCCTTGCAGCAGATCGCCACGGGCGAACGCCGCACGATCAGCGATCCCCGCGACTTGGAGCAGCAACGCGAAGAGGCGCAGCGTACGCGTCGCGCGTTGGCGTTCGGGCTGCTGGGCAGCAGCCTGCTCGTCGGCAGCGCCGTGCTTTGGACGCTGTCACCGACGCATGGTGCATGGCATGCGGCAGCGGTTGGCGTGGCTGGATTGATCGCTTTTGTCGCTGGTTGGCCTCGACGTTGA
- a CDS encoding ubiquinone biosynthesis accessory factor UbiJ gives MTAPSLQSLLPRPLRALAGRALETALNHTLSLDPETKTRLSALDGRSVQLHLRGPELALSVTVEGDRLKVGPAQDDNHLRVAATPGSLLAMLVKRDDDGVAPGKVEIAGDADLARRLEKLASKFAPDFEEAFARTFGEVLGVPLAKAVRDGLAHAKETASHLTTDTADWLRDEIRMAAAPGEVEGFLDGVDDLRERADRLEARLARLEQRLKKGPAA, from the coding sequence ATGACCGCCCCATCTCTCCAGTCATTGCTCCCCCGCCCGCTGCGCGCTCTCGCCGGCCGCGCGCTGGAAACCGCGCTCAACCACACGCTGTCGCTCGATCCGGAAACCAAGACCCGGTTGTCCGCGCTCGATGGCCGCAGCGTGCAACTGCACTTGCGCGGCCCGGAGCTTGCGCTATCGGTGACGGTAGAAGGCGACCGCCTGAAAGTCGGCCCGGCACAGGACGACAACCATCTGCGCGTCGCCGCCACACCGGGCAGCCTGCTTGCCATGCTGGTGAAGCGCGACGACGACGGCGTGGCCCCAGGCAAGGTCGAAATCGCTGGTGACGCCGACCTCGCGCGTCGATTGGAAAAGCTCGCCAGCAAGTTCGCACCCGATTTTGAAGAGGCGTTCGCTCGCACTTTCGGCGAAGTACTCGGTGTGCCACTGGCCAAGGCCGTGCGCGACGGTCTGGCGCATGCCAAGGAAACAGCCAGCCATCTCACCACCGATACAGCCGACTGGCTGCGCGACGAAATACGCATGGCTGCCGCACCGGGTGAGGTGGAAGGCTTTCTCGATGGTGTCGACGACCTGCGCGAGCGCGCCGATCGCCTCGAGGCACGCCTGGCCCGACTCGAGCAGCGCCTAAAGAAGGGGCCCGCCGCGTGA